In Mammaliicoccus sp. Marseille-Q6498, the genomic stretch AGCAAGTGCGACTAAAGCATTAAGTGAAAATAACATAAATTTAAATATGATTAACCAAGGATCTTCCGAAATTTCAATGATGTTCGGAATAGATGAACAATTTTCAGATGTAGCAGTTCAAGCTATTTATGACGAATACTTCACTAAAAAGCCTTCTCAAGTCATTTAAAATAAAAAAGAGTCTGGGATGTTAATGTCCCAGACTCTTTTTTAGCTATCTGCTAATATAATTTTGTTTAATTTTTCTGCACCGATGACTTTTCTAAGCATGAAAAATTGATAATAACTTAAATGTTGTACAAGCTTTTGATATTTATAAATATCGTCTTGTCTAATCTCATGATAAAGTTTATACATTAATTGAATTTCTGGTCGCAAATATTTCACATCATGTTCTAAACTATGAAAATATATTTTATAATCTTCGACTTCAATATTATGATCATGACTAAATTGCCACTTATCGTCTTTAGTTTCATAAATATATATTTTAATCATTCTCATTTGGGTATCTGGATTAAATATAAAATATTTACTAACATTAGGCATATCATTTTCTGAGATTTCTTCGTATTCATTCATTGGCGTTTTGACGACAAATTTATAATTACGATTTCTAAAATAGGTATTTAAAATGTCAATTTCTTCTCTACTGATCGTAATACCCATAATTTCTTTCGTGTGTGAATATTCATTTAGAAATAAATCAACTGCGCATTCTCCACAAACAATATATTGCAAAGGATAGTCAGACATAATATTTTTAAGTTCTTCTAATGTTAAATATTGTTCGTTAGATTCCAAATTTCCTACCTCCACAGAAAGCGTTTACAACTACTTTCATTTTAGCAGATATGGAAACTTTAACCAATAAATAAGCCCTGTTTTATTCTTGACGATTTTTTGAATATTCTTTAGAAAATCCATTTGGATAACGCTTTTTTAATTTTTCAATGTTCGTTGTTCCAACATCTTCTAGTTCTATATCTAGTGCTGTCGCACAACAAGCGACATACCACATAACGTCTCCAAGTTCTTTCTTAATCGCATCTCTATCTAAATCATGCCCATGAAAAATATGCTTTTTAACAATATCAGCTACTTCTCCTGATTCTCCAGTTAAACCTAACGCTCCGTTTATTAAGCTTTGATTAGGATCTTTCTTAATGTTAGACATTGTTCTTAATGCTAATTGTTGATATGTGTTTAATTCCATTTCGTTACCCCTTTTTAATATGGTCTTTTAATAACTGTATGACTGATTGTGTACCATTATCATCAAATCCGTGATTACTTAAAGCGTCATAGACTTCTTTCGCTTTTAATAATCCAGGTGTGTAAAGTCCCATTTTTTCACTTTCTTCAATAGCAATATGCATATCTTTTATAAAGTGTTTTACATAAAAACCTGGTGCATAATCCTGTTTAACCATTCTCGGACCAAGGTTAGACAGTGACCAACTACCAGCTGCACCATGTTCTATTGAACTAAATACTTTATCTATATCTAGGCCCGCTTCTTCAGCATATATAATTGCTTCTGCGACACCTAACATACCAGCTGCTATCGCAATTTGGTTTGATAATTTTGTATGTTGTCCATTACCACTCGCACCTTGATATACTACATTTTTACCAATTGTTTTAAATATATCTTCAACTTGATTATATGCATCTTCGTCACCGCCAACCATAATTGTTAAAGCTGCATTTTTCGCACCAACATCACCACCAGAAACAGGTGCATCTAAACTTTGTATATTTTTAGCTTTTGCTTTTTGGTATATTTCTTTTGCTAATGCTGGGCTAGAAGTTGTCATATCTATAACTATTGAACGTGATTTGGCGTGATTTAATATACCATCATGATCTAAATATATAGATTCTACGTCTTTCGGATAACCTACCATTGAAATGATGACATCACTATTTTCTGAGAGTTGTGAAATTGTGTCATACCAGTTAGCACCTATTGCTACGAGCGAATCAGCTTTTGATTTTGTTCGGTTAAACACATTAACTGTATATCCCGCATGAATTAAATGTTCTGCCATTGATTTACCCATAACGCCTGTTCCGACAAATCCTATCGTTTGTTTAGTCATGTATGTTCCTCCTATAATTTTAAAAATGAAATGCTATAACTTTAGTTGTACATATATTGTTCTATTTGAGCAATGAAATAATCTTTCATATCATTTATAATCCATTCATCTGGTGTGCCATCAACCGTTGTTCTCCAATTTGTATGAATCTCTAATGAGCGATGTGGGCACTCTGTTTCGCTAAATTCTAAATGCAACCTTACAGTATCTCTATTAGGCGTTAAATTATAATCATTCATATCCGATGCAATCATTTTGAATGTTTCTTGTTCATTCAATAAAAAGTCTTCATCTGAACTTGATAATGACTCTAACACTTCATAACCGATATATTGTTCATTACCTATATTAGTAGCCGTATGCCAAGCAATATCTGCTGTATCGATGGCTTGCCATTGATGGTTACGATCAATATAATAATGGGCAATACCTTGAATATATCTTTCTTCCGGAGCATCAATTAATACTTCGCGCCACTCATTAGCATTTAATTCACTCGCATCATTGTGTATCACAACTCCAAGTACTGGTTCGGTTCTTCTTTTCATTTTATAATGAATAAAATCGTTTTGTGATGTCATCTTTATCTCACCTTCCAGATAAACTTTTTTATAGTTTAACATAAATGATAAAAAAACTTGAAAATTGTTTAACTATTGGAATAAATGGTAAGGTAATATAAGTACAATACAGGAGGATTATGATTATGAACCAACATTTCCATAAAGGCGTGTTATTTTATCACAAAGCTGCAGGACAAGGTAATATATATAAAGAACTTGGACAAGTAACTGAAAATTTAACACAACTATGTGATGAACTCACAATTAAGTTAAGTAAAGAAGAAGGACAAATCAGATCTTTCTGTAAGGAAATCTCTGAACAAAATCACGCAACATCTTATGACGTGTTTTTTATACTTGGAGGAGACGGCACATTAAACGAACTCATTAATGGTGTTGTTGAAAATAATATTCAAATACCAATTGGCGTATTACCAGGTGGAACATTTAATGATTTTACTAAAACATTAAATCTTTCTCAAAAACCAATGCAAGCATCTCGAGACTTGTTAAATAGCCAAATTAAATCATTTGATGTCCTAGATATAAATGGCACTTATGCATTGAATTTTGCTGGAATTGGCTTAATGGTACAAAATGCTGAGAATGTTGAATCTAACAAAAAACAATTATTAGGAAAATTTAGTTACGTATTCTCAACTATAAAGACTGTTACACAACCTGAAATTTATCAATATAAATTAATAGCAGACGGAAAAGAATACTCTGGAGAAACATCCATGATTTTAGTTGCAAATGGCCAACATGTAGGTGGAAGTAAACTACCATTAGAAGATTTATCACCTAATGATGGCATAATGAATATCTTTGTTTTCGAAAAACATAATTTAAGTATTATTAACGACTTTTTCAAAGTAAAAGATAGCATGAATTGGAATGATGTTACAGATGGCATCACGCATATTTCTTGTAAAGAAGCGACTTTAGAAACAAATCCGAGTGCTAAATTAGACATAGACGGAGAAATTTTATTTAATACACCTGCTAATATTAAATTATTAGAAGATCAAGTAAAATTATTTTATTTAGATATTGAACCAAAATAGAAAAAGAAGAAACTTGAAATCACATGATATCAAGTTTCTTCTTTTTCTATTTTATCTATCATTTTTAATTATACTTGTATATTCCCTTGTGAGTCAGCAGGTTTCAATAAAGCTAATACAGCACTAATAATCGCAATAATATGAGGTATTCCCGTCCAACAAAATACCAAATGTAGTAAACCTACTATCGGCTTTTGAGCATAAAACTTATGCACGCCAAAATTCCCTAATAAAACTGCTAAAGCAATATAAATCCATTTATTAACAAACATGTTATCCCTCCCTTTCTTATACTTCTTATTATATATGAATATGGAACATAATTCCTAAATTTAAACTAACAATCCTACTTCTGAAGTGACAATAATGTCATATAAAAAAAGAGCAAGGACTATGCGCCCTTGCTCTTTTGATTGTTTAATACTAATTAATTCCCTAAATAATGATTAAACTCATCAATAAATTGTTCTTTGTCGTCAACCGCATTATATTTTAATCCACCCAATATAACTGACTGACTACTAACTGTAATAAAATCATAATCAATGGAATGCTTTAAAAATAAATCTTTTGCATCTTCTTGATTGTAATTATTCTGTAAATTATCAAATACGAATATCTTATTATCGAAAAACATAACTGCCTCCAAAAAAAAACTTAATATATAAATACTACAAAACATTATTAAGGTAATCTAGAGGTAATTGGTGTAAATTATTTTAAAACATTATAAATTAAATCAATGTTGTAATTTAACACAACAAATTCAATTGGTTTTAACCTTTTTAAGACTCTTTTTAAATAATTTACGATTCTTTAATAAATTCATCTTCTAAATGTTCAATCATCTTCTGTATTTTTTCAAAACCAGGTGATTCATTTTCTTCTTCTTTCTCATGAAGTTCAACTAAATTAAATTCTACTTCTTTTTTTAATGTATTCCACATTTTTTGATAAACTTGAGCATCCATACATATTACCTCCTAAAGATTAATTGGTATATATCATTTATTTACCCTTAAAATTTTTAAGCAATCATAAATGGTCATATCATTTTTCAATATGTTAAACTGAAAATAATTTTATAAAAGGAGTAGATTACTATGGAATTCGCGACAGCAATTAAAAAAGGATTAAAAGATAATAAAAAAGTGTATATTATGACGGTCGATAATAATTTTCTTGAAGTTGAAGAATTACTGAAAGATGGTTTTGATCATTTACTTGTTGAAACACCTAATCACATAATCAACGTTGCAAAAAACAAAATTATTTATACTCAAATAGATAAATAACTTTTCACTTTACAAAACAGAACACTTGTTCGTATAATAGACTTAAATATTCTAAACGGAGGTCTTTTATATGGACAAGTATTTAAGTTTAATTGTAAATCGCTTTGAGACTTATATTAGTTTTCTAAATCAATTCGAACCGACTAACGAAGCAGCAATATTTATTAATAATTCGTTTATTTATAGTGAAATGGAACGCGTTAATACGTTATTAAATCATAACAAGAATTTAACTCATGAGAGAAGACGTGACTATGAATTTTATTTTATTGAGTTGTTTCATGTATACCACAATACAAACGATTCAAAAAATAAATTTGATGCTATGATATATAGTTTGAAAAATGCGATACAGGTATTAAAATTAACTGAACATCCATTAGTTAAGGCTGAAATGAATTAAAAATCATTTTAATAATAACTGATAGAATGCTAAATCTAACCATTTATCAAACTTATAGCCTACTTTTTCTATTGTACCTGCATGTACAAAACCTTTTTTCTTATGTAACTCAATACTACCATCGTTTGAAGCATCTATACCAGCTACTATTGTTTTGTAGCCTTCTTCAGTTGCCATTACAACTAATTGATCTAATAATTGCGACGCGATGCCTTGCCTTCTGAAATGAGGATCTACATATATTGAATGTTCAATTGTATATTGATATGCTGGCCAGTTTCTAAAAGAACCGTAAGTAGCGAATCCAGCTACTTGATTATCAACTTCATAAACAATGACTGGTTGGTTATTTTGTTGCTTATTTTTAAACCATTCTTTACGCTCTTCTATATTTGTCTTTTCATATGTATAAACCGTAGTCGTATTAATAATTGCATCATTATAAATCGATAATATGCTGAATAAATCAGTCTCAGTTGCATTTCTAATCATATTGTATAACCCCCACTTCTTAATTTATTTAATCATATCAGGCATATTTAAAAAGTAAAGATAATGTTATTCAGTTAAAAAATATTTTTGATCAATCAGATATATTTTAGATATATAGATGTAAGTATGTCTTATAAATTGGGGAGTAGTTTAGCAAATTGAGATAATTAACTTTGAAGTATTATAAATTGTAAGTTAGTATGTATAGCTAGAAATATTAGTCATAATTAATCATTAATAAATACCTAAAATCCTTCCAGCTAACCCTAAAATCCCTATAATAATTGTAATAAACCATTTAGTCTGAGAATGTTGCATTTTACTAATTCTAGAATCTATCTTTTCATCAACTATTGCTATAATATCTTTTTTGAGCTCATTTCTACTTTGATTAATATCTTCCTTGAGTTCGTTTCTAAATTTATTGATTTCTTCCTTGAGCTCGTTTCTACTTTGATTGATCTTTTCTGTGAGTTCGTTTCTAGTTTGTTTAATATCTTCTTTGAGCTCGTTTCTAAATTTATTGATGTCTTCCTTGAGTTCGTTTCTACTTTGATTAATGTCTTCTTTGAGCCCATTTCTATTTTGATTAATATCTTCCTTGTGCTCATTTCTACTTTGATTGATGTCTTCTTTGACTTCTCTTCTAAGTTCTTTTATAGATTCTTTAATTTCATTTGTTGTTTTATCTATGTTATCAAATCTACTATCCATGTGCTTTTTGTGTTCTTCAAATTCTAATCTTGTGACGTATTTTTCACTCATAAATCCGTCCTCCCTTGTTTTAAGGCTTGATGTTTGTGTTGCTCTCAAATTCAATCTAGCTCCTTTAAAATATCTTTGAATATATTTTACACCAATTTTAAGTTGTATAAAAGTAGAAATGGGATTATATTCTAAATATTTTTCAATAGAAAGGGGTGACTAGATTTCTAAAAAGCTTGGTACAAGCACATTTAGAAAACAGACACCTACTGCGTCTATATACATTTAAGCCAATTAAGGCTAGGACATTTATGTCCCAGCCTCTAGATTATGTATTTGATACTACTAATAAATATAACTGCTGCTATCCATAAAAATAATAATAATTTTTAATTAATTCATACATTATAACTTCATGGCCTAGCTCATTCGGATGTAATCCATCTACCATATTTTTCATTCTGAATGCAGGATTGTATGGATCAAATAAATTTGTGTGGTATGCATCAAAAACAGGTACTTTTAATTCTGTACAAGCTAACACTTGAGCGTTGACGTAATCTTCTAAAATAAATCCTAAATTATTTTTATCTGTATCTTTTCGTCTATATCCTTTTTCATTAACGGGCAACTGTCTCGTAGCAGTTAATACTATAATTTTTACATCTTCATTATTTCTCATTAAAATCTTTACCGCTTGATAAAAAGCACCATAGAAAGAATTAAGATCCGTTTTATCATGACCAATTGTTACACCATGAAAGTTATTAAAGAGCCAATCATCATCTGTTCCTTGTAATATCACTAATTCAGCATCACGAACTTGACTTGCTTGCTCAAATATTGAATTTTCTTTTACGGTAGACATTGTCGAGCCAGATACAGCAAAATTCGTTACTTTTGCATTTAATTTATTTGCCAACATTTTTCCATAGTTAACCTTGGCATGACTCCCTTTTGCTACAGAATCACCTATACAAGCAATTTTTTTAATGTCTCGAATATTAGATTGCTTTGTGAAATCATACATTATAGTGCCATTCTTAGTTACAACAATACTAGTATCATTTTCATTTATGTCGTATTGAAAAGCATTATTAAAT encodes the following:
- a CDS encoding GNAT family N-acetyltransferase, whose protein sequence is MIRNATETDLFSILSIYNDAIINTTTVYTYEKTNIEERKEWFKNKQQNNQPVIVYEVDNQVAGFATYGSFRNWPAYQYTIEHSIYVDPHFRRQGIASQLLDQLVVMATEEGYKTIVAGIDASNDGSIELHKKKGFVHAGTIEKVGYKFDKWLDLAFYQLLLK
- a CDS encoding NAD(P)-dependent oxidoreductase, with translation MTKQTIGFVGTGVMGKSMAEHLIHAGYTVNVFNRTKSKADSLVAIGANWYDTISQLSENSDVIISMVGYPKDVESIYLDHDGILNHAKSRSIVIDMTTSSPALAKEIYQKAKAKNIQSLDAPVSGGDVGAKNAALTIMVGGDEDAYNQVEDIFKTIGKNVVYQGASGNGQHTKLSNQIAIAAGMLGVAEAIIYAEEAGLDIDKVFSSIEHGAAGSWSLSNLGPRMVKQDYAPGFYVKHFIKDMHIAIEESEKMGLYTPGLLKAKEVYDALSNHGFDDNGTQSVIQLLKDHIKKG
- a CDS encoding diacylglycerol kinase family lipid kinase, with amino-acid sequence MNQHFHKGVLFYHKAAGQGNIYKELGQVTENLTQLCDELTIKLSKEEGQIRSFCKEISEQNHATSYDVFFILGGDGTLNELINGVVENNIQIPIGVLPGGTFNDFTKTLNLSQKPMQASRDLLNSQIKSFDVLDINGTYALNFAGIGLMVQNAENVESNKKQLLGKFSYVFSTIKTVTQPEIYQYKLIADGKEYSGETSMILVANGQHVGGSKLPLEDLSPNDGIMNIFVFEKHNLSIINDFFKVKDSMNWNDVTDGITHISCKEATLETNPSAKLDIDGEILFNTPANIKLLEDQVKLFYLDIEPK
- a CDS encoding N-acetylmuramoyl-L-alanine amidase, with protein sequence MTSQNDFIHYKMKRRTEPVLGVVIHNDASELNANEWREVLIDAPEERYIQGIAHYYIDRNHQWQAIDTADIAWHTATNIGNEQYIGYEVLESLSSSDEDFLLNEQETFKMIASDMNDYNLTPNRDTVRLHLEFSETECPHRSLEIHTNWRTTVDGTPDEWIINDMKDYFIAQIEQYMYN
- a CDS encoding nucleoside triphosphate pyrophosphohydrolase family protein, yielding MELNTYQQLALRTMSNIKKDPNQSLINGALGLTGESGEVADIVKKHIFHGHDLDRDAIKKELGDVMWYVACCATALDIELEDVGTTNIEKLKKRYPNGFSKEYSKNRQE
- a CDS encoding SGNH/GDSL hydrolase family protein codes for the protein MKVDFNLNKYKRIFTKLKSFNNAFQYDINENDTSIVVTKNGTIMYDFTKQSNIRDIKKIACIGDSVAKGSHAKVNYGKMLANKLNAKVTNFAVSGSTMSTVKENSIFEQASQVRDAELVILQGTDDDWLFNNFHGVTIGHDKTDLNSFYGAFYQAVKILMRNNEDVKIIVLTATRQLPVNEKGYRRKDTDKNNLGFILEDYVNAQVLACTELKVPVFDAYHTNLFDPYNPAFRMKNMVDGLHPNELGHEVIMYELIKNYYYFYG
- a CDS encoding TM2 domain-containing protein; this encodes MFVNKWIYIALAVLLGNFGVHKFYAQKPIVGLLHLVFCWTGIPHIIAIISAVLALLKPADSQGNIQV